One Triticum dicoccoides isolate Atlit2015 ecotype Zavitan chromosome 4B, WEW_v2.0, whole genome shotgun sequence genomic window carries:
- the LOC119294930 gene encoding thioredoxin-like protein AAED1, chloroplastic, whose product MAASLPRLSLPPTAALPAVTSSRYRPDLAPVPNRRRLGLRLHRSPVVPAAAASSPSLLSSSPQPGLGIGDALGGVAIFSAATGEPVLIRDLWDQNEGMAVVALLRHFGCPCCWELALTLKDAKERFDSAGVKLIAVGVGTPDKARILAERLPFPLDYLYADPERKAYDLLGLYFGVGRTFFNPASVKVFSRFDSLKEATKNYTIEATPDDRPSVLQQGGMFVFKGKELLYARKDEGTGDHAPLDDVLNICCKVPVA is encoded by the exons ATGGCCGCCTCGCTACCACGCCTCTCCCTCCCGCCGACGGCCGCTCTCCCTGCCGTCACCTCCTCTCGCTACCGCCCCGACCTCGCCCCCGTCcccaaccgccgccgcctcggcctccgtcTCCACCGCTCCCCGGTGGTACCTGCAGCCGCCGCGAGCTCGCCGTCCCTTCTGTCTTCTTCACCGCAACCAGGGTTGGGTATCGGTGATGCCCTCGGTGGCGTCGCCATCTTCTCCGCGGCCACCGGCGAGCCCGTCCTGATCAGGGATCTGTGGGACCAAAACGAG GGAATGGCTGTCGTCGCGTTGCTAAGGCATTTCGGATGTCCTTGCTG CTGGGAGTTAGCCTTGACGTTGAAAGACGCGAAAGAAAGATTTGATTCTGCTGGCGTCAAACTAATTGCTGTTGGTGTTGGCACTCCTGATAAAGCCCGTATTCTTGCTGAGCGT TTGCCCTTTCCATTGGATTACCTCTATGCTGATCCTGAGCGCAAG GCTTATGATCTCTTGGGCCTATATTTTGGTGTTGGGCGCACATTCTTCAACCCAGCCAGT GTGAAAGTATTTTCTCGGTTTGATTCCCTCAAGGAGGCGACAAAGAACTATACAATCGAAGCCaccccagatgacaggccaagtgtCCTGCAACAG GGTGGAATGTTCGTGTTCAAAGGGAAAGAACTGTTATATGCAAGGAAGGATGAGGGCACAGGGGATCATGCACCATTAGATGATGTCCTGAACATCTGCTGTAAAGTTCCAGTAGCCTGA
- the LOC119293311 gene encoding uncharacterized protein LOC119293311, which produces MKTPPCASIVPRIDRRARREAMSRRTRRGDRQQPPPARPTTVSNNPIFFVHDGLDDVPGAAVAKPLPLPPSRAHLQPAGSGRADSSTSTLMASRHGSGWVLRRMHHHDPFLAAYVACTKSGGGGKVDAAPAKRQQKKNRGRGDAAVQGCGIWSGWTAAGAKYAGAISCKYGCDVATAQGDDPAASPAPRLHLSRQLVVIPASKRALQPRGRAQG; this is translated from the coding sequence ATGAAAACACCGCCTTGTGCCTCCATCGTCCCGAGGATCGATCGAAGAGCCAGACGTGAAGCGATGAGCCGCCGCACCAGGCGCGGCGACCGGCAGCAGCCGCCGCCGGCTCGTCCCACGACCGTGTCCAACAACCCCATCTTCTTCGTGCATGACGGCCTCGACGACGTGCCGGGCGCCGCCGTCGCCAAGCCGCTGCCGCTGCCTCCGAGCAGGGCGCACCTGCAGCCTGCAGGCTCGGGGCGGGCAGACAGTTCCACTTCCACGTTAATGGCGAGCCGGCACGGGAGCGGCTGGGTCCTGAGGAGGATGCACCACCACGACCCGTTCCTCGCCGCCTACGTGGCCTGCaccaagagcggcggcggcggcaaggtcgACGCTGCTCCGGCGAAGCGGCAGCAGAAGAAGAACAGGGGCAGAGGCGATGCCGCTGTCCAGGGGTGCGGCATTTGGAGCGGTTGGACGGCGGCGGGAGCGAAGTACGCCGGAGCGATCTCGTGTAAGTACGGCTGCGACGTTGCCACCGCGCAGGGCGACGATCCTGCCGCATCCCCGGCGCCCAGGCTGCACCTGTCGCGGCAGCTGGTGGTGATTCCGGCCAGCAAGAGGGCCCTGCAGCCACGGGGGCGGGCGCAGGGCTGA